From a region of the Panthera uncia isolate 11264 chromosome B1, Puncia_PCG_1.0, whole genome shotgun sequence genome:
- the SARAF gene encoding store-operated calcium entry-associated regulatory factor isoform X1, giving the protein MATAGGPEATGRSLLSLLLLLLITGPALAWNDPDRILLRDVKALTLHHDRYTTSRRLDPIPQLKCVGGTAGCDSYTPKVIQCQNKGWDGYDVQWECKTDLDIAYKFGKTVVSCEGYESSEDQYVLRGSCGLEYNLDYTELGLKKLRESGKNYGFNSFSDYYNKLYSSDSCGISGLITVIVLLAIAFGVYKLFLSDGQDSPPPYSEYPPYSHRYQRFTNSAGPPPAGFKSDFTGPPGATSGFGSAFTGQQGYGNSGPGFWTGLGTGGILGYLFGSNRAATPFSDSWYYPSPPPSSSSMWNSRAYSPLRGASGSYSAYASSETRTRTASGYGGTRRR; this is encoded by the exons ATGGCCACAGCCGGCGGGCCAGAAGCTACTGGACGCTCTCTCCTCAGCCTCCTCTTGCTTCTGCTGATCACTGGCCCTGCCCTCGCCTGGAACGACCCTG ACAGAATATTATTGCGGGATGTAAAAGCTCTTACCCTCCACCACGACCGCTATACCACTTCCCGTAGGCTGGATCCGATCCCACAGTTGAAATGTGTTGGAGGCACAGCTGGATGTGATTCTTATACCCCAAAAGTCATACAATGTCAGAACAAAGGTTGGGATGGTTATGATGTACAG TGGGAATGTAAGACTGATTTAGATATTGCGTATAAATTTGGAAAAACTGTAGTGAGCTGTGAAGGCTATGAATCCTCTGAAGACCAATATGTACTAAGAGGTTCCTGTGGCTTGGAGTATAATTTAGATTACACAGAACTTGGCCTGAAGAAACTGAGAGAGTCTGGAAAAAACTATGGCTTTAACTCTTTCTCTGATTATTATAACAAGCTGTATTCCTCAGATTCCTGTGGCATCAGTGGATTGATTACCGTCATAGTACTACTTGCTATTGCTTTTGGAGTTTATAAATTGTTCCTTAGTGATGGTCAAGATTCTCCTCCCCCATATTCTGAGTATCCTCCTTATTCCCATCGTTACCAGAGATTCACCAACTCTGCAGGACCCCCTCCCGCAGGCTTTAAGTCTGACTTCACAG gacCACCTGGTGCAACTTCTGGTTTTGGCAGTGCTTTCACAGGACAACAAGGATATGGCAATTCAGGACCTGGGTTCTGGACTGGCTTGGGAACTGGAGGAATACTAGGATATTTGTTTGGCAGCAATCG AGCAGCCACACCCTTTTCTGACTCGTGGTATTacccatctcctcctccttcgTCCTCCAGCATGTGGAATAGCCGTGCCTACTCGCCACTTCGTGGAGCCTCGGGTAGCTATTCGGCATATGCAAGCTCAGAGACGAGAACCAGAACAGCATCAG GATATGGTGGTACCAGAAGACgataa
- the SARAF gene encoding store-operated calcium entry-associated regulatory factor isoform X2: protein MATAGGPEATGRSLLSLLLLLLITGPALAWNDPDRILLRDVKALTLHHDRYTTSRRLDPIPQLKCVGGTAGCDSYTPKVIQCQNKGWDGYDVQWECKTDLDIAYKFGKTVVSCEGYESSEDQYVLRGSCGLEYNLDYTELGLKKLRESGKNYGFNSFSDYYNKLYSSDSCGISGLITVIVLLAIAFGVYKLFLSDGQDSPPPYSEYPPYSHRYQRFTNSAGPPPAGFKSDFTGPPGATSGFGSAFTGQQGYGNSGPGFWTGLGTGGILGYLFGSNRMWNSRAYSPLRGASGSYSAYASSETRTRTASGYGGTRRR from the exons ATGGCCACAGCCGGCGGGCCAGAAGCTACTGGACGCTCTCTCCTCAGCCTCCTCTTGCTTCTGCTGATCACTGGCCCTGCCCTCGCCTGGAACGACCCTG ACAGAATATTATTGCGGGATGTAAAAGCTCTTACCCTCCACCACGACCGCTATACCACTTCCCGTAGGCTGGATCCGATCCCACAGTTGAAATGTGTTGGAGGCACAGCTGGATGTGATTCTTATACCCCAAAAGTCATACAATGTCAGAACAAAGGTTGGGATGGTTATGATGTACAG TGGGAATGTAAGACTGATTTAGATATTGCGTATAAATTTGGAAAAACTGTAGTGAGCTGTGAAGGCTATGAATCCTCTGAAGACCAATATGTACTAAGAGGTTCCTGTGGCTTGGAGTATAATTTAGATTACACAGAACTTGGCCTGAAGAAACTGAGAGAGTCTGGAAAAAACTATGGCTTTAACTCTTTCTCTGATTATTATAACAAGCTGTATTCCTCAGATTCCTGTGGCATCAGTGGATTGATTACCGTCATAGTACTACTTGCTATTGCTTTTGGAGTTTATAAATTGTTCCTTAGTGATGGTCAAGATTCTCCTCCCCCATATTCTGAGTATCCTCCTTATTCCCATCGTTACCAGAGATTCACCAACTCTGCAGGACCCCCTCCCGCAGGCTTTAAGTCTGACTTCACAG gacCACCTGGTGCAACTTCTGGTTTTGGCAGTGCTTTCACAGGACAACAAGGATATGGCAATTCAGGACCTGGGTTCTGGACTGGCTTGGGAACTGGAGGAATACTAGGATATTTGTTTGGCAGCAATCG CATGTGGAATAGCCGTGCCTACTCGCCACTTCGTGGAGCCTCGGGTAGCTATTCGGCATATGCAAGCTCAGAGACGAGAACCAGAACAGCATCAG GATATGGTGGTACCAGAAGACgataa